A segment of the Triticum dicoccoides isolate Atlit2015 ecotype Zavitan unplaced genomic scaffold, WEW_v2.0 scaffold14158, whole genome shotgun sequence genome:
AAGAATCTACACATCTACACGAGAACATTCGTAGTTGAAGGACTTAGTCTGACCATTTCGCACTCGATCATTTCTTTTCTATCTTGCACCTATGCTTAATATGGTTTTGCTATCTATTCTGGAACTGCAAATATGTTTATATCAAGATGTATATAAATCAAGCAACACACGCATTGTAGTTTGTTACTTCTTGGTTTTCTAACTTGTGTCAAAAACTTTCAGCATGTTATCAGAATGGTAGCTTGTATTGCTGCAGAGCCCATTTCTATCCTGGAAAGCATGGATTCTGTAGGGTAAGCAGGCATCCGAAGGTTAGCTATGTTTGATGCATCATGCATTTTCCCTCTTTTCTTATGACGCTTCTGTATATTTCTTTCAGATATGTAAAATGGGACGTCAAACCTGAGAACTTTCATCTCAGCCAGCCTGGAACTCCTCAAGAAAA
Coding sequences within it:
- the LOC119343809 gene encoding casein kinase 1-like protein HD16, coding for MVACIAAEPISILESMDSVGYVKWDVKPENFHLSQPGTPQEKKPFLVDLGLEVIVVVMKLQWWRRKFSLFFEVT